A single genomic interval of Ficedula albicollis isolate OC2 linkage group LGE22, FicAlb1.5, whole genome shotgun sequence harbors:
- the LOC101807923 gene encoding keratin, type II cytoskeletal 6C-like encodes MSRQSVCRSFGGGSRRGFSSCSAIGGGFGGGSRSRSSYSSYSVSRGFGGGGRCGGFGSRSLHSMGGSARMSMGGCYGGRMGGFGGSYGGLGSFGGGMGGGGGGMCGFGGMGGGGMGGGGGMGGFGGGMGGFGGGMGGGGMGGFGGPGFGMGGPGRGGPGIQPVQIDTTLLRPVHVEIDPQIQQVKNQEKEQIKTLNNQFASFIDKVRFLEQQNKVLSTKWELLQQQGPSGPRKNLDVIFENYIQNLRRQLESILAQRGQLESELQNMQQYVEDYKSKYEEEINRRTTAENEFVVLKKDVDSAYMTKVELEARVGALTDEINFLRCIYEEELSQMQTISRDLSVVVSMDNNRHLDLDSIIEEVRRQYEQIAQSSRAEAEAWYQSQYEQLQSTAGRHGDNLRNTKIEIQELTRNIQRLRAEIENVKKQNQQLQAAIAEAEERGEMALKDARLKLEELESALQKDKEELARLLKEYQELLNVKIALDVEIAMYRKLLEGEENRLCNDGMANVNVSVVGRTTVSGGRGGMGGGFGGSGMGGGFGGGSCGMGGGFGGGSGMGGGMGGGGICGGGSSFGGGSMGGSCGMGGAMYGGGFSSGSGRMCGSGGGSSSVRRCVTTTSVKSSGVRF; translated from the exons ATGTCTCGTCAGTCTGTCTGCAGGAGCTTCggagggggcagcaggaggggctttagctcctgctctgccatcGGTGGGGGCTTCGGAGGCGGCAGCCGGAGCAGGAGCAGCTACAGCTCGTACTCCGTGTCCAGGGGGTTCGGAGGCGGAGGACGGTGCGGGGGCTTCGGCAGCCGGAGCCTCCACAGCATGGGGGGCAGCGCCAGGATGTCCATGGGCGGGTGCTACGGCGGCAGGATGGGCGGCTTCGGCGGCAGCTACGGGGGGCTCGGCAGCTTTGGGGGCGGCATGGGCGGCGGCGGAGGAGGAATGTGTGGCTTTGGAGGAATGGGTGGAGGAGGAATGGGTGGTGGAGGAGGAATGGGTGGCTTCGGCGGAGGCATGGGTGGCTTTGGTGGCGGGATGGGCGGCGGAGGAATGGGTGGCTTTGGTGGCCCAGGCTTTGGCATGGGTGGCCCTGGGAGAGGCGGCCCTGGGATCCAGCCGGTGCAGATCGACACGACCCTCCTGCGGCCGGTCCACGTCGAGATCGATCCCCAGATCCAGCAAGTTAAAAaccaggagaaggagcagatcAAGACCCTGAACAACCAGTTTGCCTCCTTCATCGACAAG GTCCgattcctggagcagcagaacaaggTGCTCTCCACCaagtgggagctgctccagcagcaaggGCCATCGGGGCCCAGGAAGAACCTGGATGTGATCTTTGAGAATTACATCCAGAACCTGCGGAGGCagctggaatccatcctggcaCAGCGGGGCCAGCTGGAGTCGGAGCTGCAGAACATGCAGCAGTACGTCGAGGATTACAAAAGCAA GTATGAGGAAGAGATCAACCGGCGCACGACAGCCGAGAATGAGTTCGTGGTGCTGAAGAAG GATGTGGACAGTGCCTACATGACCAAAGTCGAGCTGGAAGCCAGGGTGGGAGCTCTGACAGACGAAATCAACTTCCTGAGGTGCATCTATGAGGAG GAGCTGTCTCAGATGCAGACGATCAGTCGGGATCTGTCCGTGGTGGTGTCCATGGACAACAACCGGCACCTGGACCTGGACAGCATCATCGAGGAGGTTCGGCGCCAGTACGAGCAGATCGCCCAGAGCAGCCGGGCTGAGGCCGAGGCCTGGTACCAGAGCCAG TAcgagcagctccagagcacgGCTGGCCGGCACGGGGACAACCTCCGCAACACCAAGATCGAGATCCAGGAGCTGACCCGGAACATCCAGAGGCTGCGGGCTGAGATTGAGAACGTGAAGAAGCAG aaccagcagctgcaggcagccatTGCTGAGGCTGAGGAGAGGGGGGAGATGGCTCTCAAAGATGCCAGGTTGAAgttggaggagctggagagcgCCCTGCAGAAGGACAAGGAGGAGCTGGCTCGCCTGCTGAAGGagtaccaggagctgctgaatgTCAAGATCGCACTGGACGTTGAGATTGCCATGTacaggaagctgctggagggCGAGGAGAACAG GTTGTGCAACGATGGCATGGCAAACGTCAATGTCT ctgtggTGGGCAGGACGACTGTCTCCGGCGGCAGAGGAGGCATGGGAGGAGGATTCGGAGGCAGCGGCATGGGAGGAGGATTCGGAGGCGGCAGCTGTGGAATGGGAGGAGGATTCGGAGGCGGCAGCGGCATGGGAGGAGGAATGGGAGGAGGCGGCATCTGcggaggaggcagcagctttggAGGAGGCAGCATGGGGGGCAGCTGCGGCATGGGGGGAGCGATGTACGGCGGGGGCTTCTCCTCCGGGAGCGGAAGGATGTGCGGCTCCGGCGGGGGATCCTCCTCCGTGCGGAGATGCGTCACCACCACCTCGGTCAAATCCTCGGGAGTGAGATTCTGA
- the LOC101812606 gene encoding keratin, type II cytoskeletal 4-like yields MSRQSRALGKGFSSSSVCFGGKNKVALGAAQRGGCRGPAGGFSSRSLYSLGGTKSTSLGGFGGAGGACRGFGGQGGFGFGGGFGAGCFGGGLGSGFGGFGGGFDGGMGGQGFPPCPPGGIREVTINQSLLAPLNLEIDPEIQKVRTQEREEIKKLNDKFASFIDKVRFLEQQNRVLQTKWELLQQQAGPTGGRNLDPFFETYISGLRKQLDGLSSEKLQLETELKSFQDMVEDFKTKYEEEINKRTAAENEFVLLKKDVDAAYMTKVELQGKLDSLSDEINFLKCLYEAELSQMQKSVSDTSVVLSMDNNRSLDLDSIIAEVKAQYEDIANRSRAEAEAWYRCKYEELQATAGKHGDSLKDTKIEISELNRMIQRIRAEIESVKKQCETVQTSIADAEQRGEVALKDARDKLTELETALQKAKADMARQLREYQELMNVKLALDVEIATYRTLLEGEECRMSGECQSSVSISVVGGSSSVGGGYGSGLCLGGGGIGFGSGKGSCNTGGAGLCFSLGGGGFGAGGGFGSLGGGSNSVVVGGSGSVLKNAGPAGRRA; encoded by the exons ATGTCTCGCCAGTCCCGTGCTCTTGGCAAGGGGTTCAGCTCCAGCTCCGTGTGCTTCGGGGGCAAGAACAAGGTCGCGCTGGGCGCAGCGCAGCGCGGAGGATGCCGAGGACCTGCCGGCGgcttcagcagcaggagcctctATTCCCTGGGGGGCACTAAAAGCACCTCCCTGGGAGGATTTGGGGGGGCCGGCGGTGCCTGCAGAGGCTTTGGTGGCCAAGGAGGCTTTGGCTTTGGGGGTGGCTTCGGTGCCGGGTGCTTTGGTGGAGGCCTCGGCAGTGGCTTCGGTGGCTTTGGTGGAGGATTCGATGGTGGAATGGGGGGCCAGGGCTTCCCCCCGTGCCCCCCGGGTGGCATCAGGGAGGTGACCATCAACCAGAGCCTGCTGGCCCCCCTCAACCTGGAGATTGACCCCGAGATCCAGAAGGTTCGGACGCAGGAGCGGGAGGAGATCAAGAAACTCAACGACAAATTTGCCTCCTTCATCGACAAG GTTCggttcctggagcagcagaaccgAGTCCTGCAGACcaagtgggagctgctgcagcaacaggCCGGTCCAACGGGGGGAAGGAACCTGGACCCTTTCTTTGAGACCTACATCAGTGGGCTGAGGAAGCAGCTGGATGGTCTCTCCAGTGAGAAGCTCCAGCTGGAGACAGAGCTGAAGAGCTTCCAGGACATGGTGGAAGACTTCAAGACAAA GTACGAGGAGGAGATAAACAAAAGGACAGCAGCTGAGAATGAATTTGTGCTCCTGAAGAAG gacGTGGATGCAGCCTACATGACCAAGGTGGAACTCCAGGGAAAACTGGATTCTCTGTCAGATGAGATCAACTTCCTCAAGTGTCTTTATGAGGCA GAGCTGTCCCAGATGCAGAAGAGCGTGTCGGACACGTCGGTGGTGCTGTCCATGGACAACAACCGGAGCCTGGACCTGGACAGCATCATCGCCGAGGTGAAGGCGCAGTACGAGGACATCGCCAACCGCAGCCGCGCCGAGGCCGAGGCCTGGTACCGCTGCAAG TACGAGGAGCTGCAGGCAACCGCGGGCAAGCATGGGGACAGCCTCAAGGACACCAAGATCGAGATCTCGGAGCTCAACCGCATGATCCAGAGGATACGGGCTGAGATCGAGAGCGTGAAGAAGCAG TGTGAGACTGTTCAGACGTCAATTGCGGATGCAGAGCAGCGCGGGGAGGTGGCTCTCAAGGACGCCAGGGACAAACTGACCGAGCTGGAGACAGCTCTGCAAAAAGCCAAGGCTGACATGGCCCGACAGCTCCGGGAATACCAGGAGCTCATGAACGTCAAATTAGCCCTGGATGTGGAGATTGCAACCTACAGGACGCTGCTGGAGGGCGAGGAGTGCAG GATGTCTGGAGAGTGCCAGAGTTCTGTCAGCATCT cCGTGGTGGGCGGCAGCAGCTCCGTGGGAGGTGGATACGGCAGCGGATTGTGccttggaggaggaggaattggCTTTGGGAGCGGGAAAGGCAGCTGCAACACGGGCGGTGCTGGTTTATGCTTCAGCCTGGGAGGGGGCGGATTTGGTGCTGGGGGGGGATTTGGCTCCCTGGGTGGGGGATCTAACTCGGTGGTGGTGGGGGGATCTGGCAGCGTCCTGAAGAACGCTGGCCCCGCTGGCCGGAGGGCATAG
- the LOC107604318 gene encoding splicing factor, proline- and glutamine-rich-like, giving the protein MCPKAQPGSQNQDHASGHPIPQSPFLGAPQLSGSRERFGVQGGEECRGVRVKVGFEAKKPIREVDLGGLSLDRPSVVEMGVQAPQQENPGGRKPPSPLGLTSSSDTGGLPEGRVPPFPPSPLLRPQQRISTPKPLTLLPQSQEVSHCPQHPKPLTPPQKGPQCPDPPSRLPHNAPKGSGTPKPGGPQSGALPGSRGASWVRSQPWGSPEVPGMSPQSGFGGPEMSP; this is encoded by the exons ATGTGCCCCAAAGCTCAACCAGGCTCCCAAAATCAAGACCACGCCTCAGGCCACCCCATCCCCCAGTCTCCCTTCCTGGGGGCTCCCCAGCTCTCGGG AAGCAGGgagaggtttggggtgcagggaggagaggagtgCAGGGGTGTGCGTGTGAAA GTGGGGTTTGAGGCGAAGAAGCCCATTCGGGAGGTGGATTTGGGGGGTCTGAGCTTGGACAGACCCTCGGTGGTGGAAATGGGGGTTCAGGCTCCCCAGCAGGAAAATCCGGGGGGGCGCAAGCCCCCAAGTCCCCTGGGCCTGACCTCATCCTCAGACACAGGGGGACTCCCGGAGGGCAGGGTCCCCCCATTTCCTCCATCACCCCTCCTGAGGCCCCAGCAACGGatcagcacccccaaacccctcaccctgctcccccAATCCCAAGAGGTCTCCCATtgcccccagcaccccaaaccccttaCTCCACCCCAAAAGGGACCCCAGTGTCCGGATCCCCCCTCCCGCCTCCCTCACAATGCCCCAAAAGGCTCAGGGACCCCCAAACCTGGGGGCCCTCAAAGTGGGGCCCTACCCGGCAGCCGTGGGGCGAGCTGGGTCAGGTCTCAGCCCTGGGGGAGCCCCGAGGTCCCGGGCATGAGCCCCCAGAGCGGGTTCGGGGGCCCCGAGATGTCCCCGTGA